Proteins encoded by one window of Cellvibrio sp. KY-GH-1:
- a CDS encoding glycoside hydrolase family 127 protein — protein sequence MKIVNSLRVLAMGFSLAITPVFALELVPLREVQLLDGPFLHAQTTNKEYLMALDADKLLAPFRREAGLPFKETYGNWESTGLDGHMGGHYVSALALTYASTRDKAVLKRLQYVIAELKKCQDKLATGYIGGIPDSKKMWDEIAAGNIRADNFSTNERWVPWYNLHKIYAGLRDAYLYAGSKDAKIMLVKLSDWTMTLTKNLSPEQMHAMLRTEHGGMNEIFVDVAQITGDKKYLQLAEAFSHQAILQPLEKQHDQLTGLHANTQIPKVIGFKRYADATKNPEWNRAAEFFWRTVVDKRSVAIGGNSVKEHFHDQQDFSSMVNEVEGPETCNTYNMLKLTELLYLSAAANQKNQTQYTDYYERALYNHILSSQNPTTGGFVYFTPMRPNHYRVYSQVDKGMWCCVGSGLESQSKYAEFIYARDASNKVPAVYVNLFIPSTMEWKKKGIALTQRTQFPDEEAVHIQIEKSAHFTLNLRYPSWVKAGALKVRINGVLQDLQQDSSAYITLERRWKKGDTVEFNLPMQTRLEQMPGGANYYAVLHGPIVLAAKTQPFANESLNYFSDDSRMGHIAQGKMCPMEAAPFLLGNTQEFIQKLKPVVGKPLTFDASGLINGVQMAHVELIPFFRLHESRYTIYWPYTTAAEVEKARAKAAADENTRLQLQANTIDQVAPGEQQPESDHFYKGEQSETGLYNGRHWRHTRAWFSYELTDKNQEAKFLHITYAGVDSGRSFAIYLNDELIAEIKSTGKAEEFFTESYAIPAQLVRKSHGKLRVKFVATRGSIAGGIYGVRLMRK from the coding sequence ATGAAAATCGTTAACTCACTTCGCGTATTGGCCATGGGGTTCAGTCTTGCAATCACACCAGTGTTCGCATTGGAACTGGTGCCACTGCGCGAAGTGCAGTTATTGGATGGTCCGTTTTTACACGCACAAACAACCAACAAAGAATATTTAATGGCATTGGATGCTGACAAATTATTGGCTCCGTTTCGCCGCGAAGCAGGGTTGCCCTTTAAGGAAACCTACGGCAACTGGGAATCTACCGGGTTGGATGGCCATATGGGCGGCCACTATGTGTCAGCGCTTGCGCTAACCTATGCGTCCACGCGCGACAAAGCCGTATTAAAACGATTGCAGTATGTCATTGCCGAATTAAAAAAATGCCAGGACAAATTAGCGACGGGTTATATTGGTGGAATTCCTGACAGCAAAAAAATGTGGGATGAAATTGCAGCGGGCAATATTCGCGCGGATAACTTCTCCACTAACGAACGCTGGGTCCCCTGGTATAACCTGCATAAGATCTACGCTGGTTTGCGCGATGCCTATCTTTATGCAGGCAGCAAAGACGCAAAAATAATGCTGGTTAAATTGTCGGATTGGACGATGACATTAACCAAAAATCTATCGCCCGAGCAAATGCACGCAATGTTGCGCACCGAGCATGGTGGGATGAATGAAATATTTGTCGATGTGGCGCAAATCACAGGTGATAAAAAATACCTGCAGTTGGCGGAGGCATTTTCACATCAAGCGATTTTGCAACCGCTTGAAAAGCAGCATGATCAATTAACTGGTCTGCATGCCAACACCCAGATTCCCAAAGTTATTGGCTTTAAACGCTATGCCGATGCGACTAAAAACCCCGAGTGGAATAGGGCGGCTGAATTTTTTTGGCGGACAGTCGTGGATAAACGCTCGGTCGCCATAGGTGGTAATAGCGTAAAAGAGCACTTTCACGACCAGCAAGATTTCTCCTCCATGGTGAATGAAGTGGAAGGGCCGGAAACTTGTAATACCTACAATATGCTGAAGCTAACGGAATTGTTGTATTTGTCCGCCGCCGCTAACCAAAAAAACCAAACGCAATACACGGATTACTACGAGCGCGCACTCTACAACCATATTTTATCGTCACAAAATCCGACCACTGGCGGCTTTGTCTATTTCACCCCTATGCGCCCCAATCACTACCGGGTGTATTCGCAAGTGGATAAAGGTATGTGGTGTTGTGTCGGTTCCGGTTTGGAGAGTCAATCCAAGTACGCGGAATTTATTTACGCGCGCGATGCCAGCAATAAAGTGCCCGCTGTCTATGTAAACTTGTTTATCCCATCTACTATGGAGTGGAAAAAAAAGGGCATCGCCCTTACGCAGCGCACACAATTTCCTGATGAGGAGGCTGTGCATATCCAGATTGAAAAATCTGCGCATTTCACCTTAAACCTGCGCTACCCCTCCTGGGTAAAAGCGGGTGCTCTGAAAGTCCGCATCAATGGAGTGTTGCAAGACCTGCAACAGGATTCGAGCGCCTATATCACGCTGGAGCGTCGTTGGAAAAAAGGTGACACTGTGGAGTTTAATTTGCCCATGCAGACCCGATTGGAGCAAATGCCCGGCGGTGCGAACTATTATGCAGTGTTGCACGGCCCGATAGTTCTGGCAGCCAAAACCCAGCCCTTTGCGAATGAGTCATTGAATTATTTTTCCGATGATTCGCGCATGGGGCATATCGCGCAGGGGAAAATGTGCCCGATGGAAGCTGCACCTTTTTTGTTGGGTAATACGCAGGAGTTTATCCAAAAATTAAAACCTGTTGTCGGCAAGCCGCTGACATTCGATGCATCGGGCTTAATTAACGGCGTGCAAATGGCGCATGTGGAACTGATTCCATTTTTTCGTTTGCATGAATCCCGCTACACCATTTACTGGCCTTACACCACCGCTGCTGAAGTGGAAAAAGCGCGCGCTAAAGCAGCGGCAGACGAAAACACACGTTTGCAATTACAGGCCAATACCATCGATCAGGTAGCGCCCGGTGAACAACAACCGGAATCGGATCATTTTTATAAAGGCGAGCAAAGTGAAACCGGGTTATACAACGGCCGTCATTGGCGCCATACCCGCGCCTGGTTTAGCTACGAATTAACCGATAAAAACCAGGAAGCAAAATTTTTGCACATCACCTACGCCGGTGTGGATTCAGGCCGGAGCTTTGCTATTTATCTCAATGATGAGTTGATTGCAGAAATAAAATCAACGGGTAAAGCAGAAGAATTTTTCACCGAATCCTACGCAATTCCTGCGCAGCTGGTAAGAAAATCCCACGGCAAACTGCGTGTAAAATTTGTGGCAACTCGCGGTTCCATTGCAGGCGGGATATATGGAGTGAGGTTAATGCGAAAGTAG
- a CDS encoding LamG-like jellyroll fold domain-containing protein produces the protein MRTKKTRLTGLRRLAASLAMLTLSTQAQILAPTTPDFINTSVHDPSVIKVGSEYYVFGSHLAAAKSPDLLKWYSIADGVSATNPLFNNVLTELAETFTWAQSNTLWAADVIQLGDGKFYMYYNACKGDSPRSALGIAVADKVDGPYLNQGIILKSGMWGLASEDGTVYDARKHPNAVDPDTFYDASGKLWMVYGSYSGGIFILQLDAATGKPLPGQGYGKRLIGGNHSRIEGAYVLYSPQSNYYYLFMSFGGLDAAGGYNIRVARSLNPDGPYLDAQGNDMVNVKANASLPIFDDASIAPFGVKLMGNFLFERKLGESGTGIGTGYVSPGHNSAYYDAASGKHFIIFHSRFPARGEAHEIRAHQLLINADGWPLITPYRYANESLATVRREFIAGDFLLVNHGKDISSAIKKSQLISLNTTGTITGAVTGSWILVGDNQIEINIDGVPTFKGVLLNQWDETAKAYVLTFTALSNQGVAIFGSKLAKKTDAQIVAAIKTELSLGDTSAITSDLSLPVEATRNATISWVSSNTAIVSHSGVVKRPLNGAGDALITLTATIKKGAATTTKSFTLVVREESAGGLIAHYAFNNNLNDSTGVLAAGTVSGNLIGAAGGSISYVPGVAGAAALFNGSSGVRLPNGIITKNTYTVSLWLNPDQLTAFSTTFFGARDGNAWVSLLPMGHGWVSGNSMLWSGTAWYDAGLGMNIPVGQWTHMAFTVNNGTVNVYVNGSKKFSGVNFPNVFTTNSGVFSLGVNWWDTPYKGLMDELRIYETALTDAQVQTLAQ, from the coding sequence ATGAGAACGAAGAAAACAAGGTTGACCGGCTTGCGTAGGTTAGCGGCATCCCTGGCGATGTTGACGCTATCGACCCAGGCACAGATTCTAGCGCCTACGACACCAGATTTTATCAATACATCGGTACATGACCCATCGGTCATTAAAGTGGGTAGCGAATACTATGTATTTGGTTCGCATTTAGCCGCCGCTAAATCGCCGGATTTACTCAAGTGGTATTCCATTGCCGACGGCGTGAGTGCAACTAACCCGCTGTTCAATAATGTACTGACGGAATTGGCAGAAACGTTTACCTGGGCGCAAAGTAATACACTCTGGGCGGCGGATGTAATCCAACTCGGTGACGGTAAATTTTATATGTACTACAACGCCTGCAAAGGCGATTCACCGCGCTCGGCCTTGGGCATTGCCGTGGCTGATAAAGTAGACGGCCCTTATCTAAATCAAGGCATTATTTTGAAATCTGGTATGTGGGGTTTGGCGAGTGAAGATGGAACCGTATACGACGCGCGCAAGCACCCCAACGCAGTAGACCCGGATACTTTTTATGATGCATCGGGCAAGTTGTGGATGGTTTACGGCTCCTACTCCGGTGGCATTTTTATATTGCAATTGGATGCTGCAACCGGAAAACCGCTACCAGGCCAGGGTTACGGCAAGCGTTTAATTGGCGGGAATCACAGCCGCATTGAAGGCGCTTATGTGCTCTATAGCCCGCAATCAAATTACTACTACCTGTTTATGTCCTTCGGCGGCCTGGATGCAGCGGGTGGTTACAATATTCGTGTAGCGCGCTCATTAAATCCGGACGGCCCTTATCTGGATGCGCAAGGCAACGATATGGTGAACGTAAAAGCCAATGCGTCTTTACCTATTTTTGATGATGCGTCTATTGCGCCTTTTGGCGTGAAGCTTATGGGCAACTTTTTATTTGAACGCAAACTGGGCGAGAGCGGCACAGGTATAGGTACAGGCTATGTATCGCCCGGGCATAATTCGGCGTACTACGATGCAGCGAGTGGAAAGCATTTTATTATTTTCCACTCACGTTTCCCGGCACGCGGTGAGGCACATGAAATCCGGGCACATCAATTATTGATCAATGCGGATGGTTGGCCTTTGATTACGCCTTATCGCTATGCCAATGAATCTTTGGCAACGGTGCGGCGTGAATTTATTGCGGGCGATTTCTTATTGGTTAATCACGGTAAGGACATTTCCTCCGCAATTAAAAAATCGCAACTAATCAGCTTGAATACTACGGGCACTATTACGGGTGCCGTTACTGGTAGTTGGATTCTGGTGGGCGACAACCAGATTGAAATCAATATTGATGGTGTACCGACTTTTAAAGGTGTATTGCTTAATCAATGGGACGAAACAGCCAAAGCCTATGTATTGACATTCACGGCATTGTCGAATCAGGGTGTGGCAATTTTCGGCAGCAAGTTGGCGAAGAAAACCGATGCGCAAATTGTTGCGGCGATAAAAACTGAATTAAGTCTTGGGGATACTTCCGCGATAACGTCTGATTTGTCGTTGCCGGTTGAAGCAACGCGCAACGCAACCATTAGCTGGGTTTCGTCGAACACGGCAATTGTTAGTCACTCCGGTGTGGTAAAGCGCCCGCTCAATGGCGCAGGTGACGCGTTAATTACCTTGACGGCAACGATCAAGAAAGGCGCTGCGACAACGACAAAAAGTTTTACGCTGGTGGTGCGTGAAGAGTCGGCGGGCGGTTTAATTGCACACTATGCATTCAATAATAATTTAAATGATTCAACCGGTGTGTTAGCGGCAGGCACAGTTAGCGGCAATTTAATCGGCGCTGCTGGCGGTAGTATCAGTTATGTTCCCGGTGTGGCTGGCGCGGCGGCGTTATTTAACGGCAGCAGCGGCGTGCGATTGCCCAATGGCATTATCACAAAAAATACCTACACAGTATCGCTCTGGTTGAACCCGGATCAACTTACCGCCTTCAGCACGACTTTTTTCGGCGCGCGCGACGGCAACGCCTGGGTGAGTTTATTGCCTATGGGGCATGGCTGGGTGAGTGGCAATTCCATGCTCTGGTCAGGTACTGCCTGGTATGACGCCGGTTTGGGTATGAATATTCCCGTGGGGCAATGGACGCATATGGCATTTACCGTTAATAATGGCACGGTCAATGTGTATGTGAATGGAAGCAAAAAATTCAGCGGCGTGAATTTCCCGAATGTATTTACCACCAATAGCGGAGTTTTCTCGCTGGGGGTTAACTGGTGGGACACACCTTACAAAGGTTTGATGGATGAGTTGCGCATCTACGAAACCGCATTGACCGATGCCCAGGTGCAAACCCTGGCCCAGTAA
- a CDS encoding TetR/AcrR family transcriptional regulator — protein MRASQDHMNKVKDTIVKAASEGFKEQGYGGLGINALAERAGLTSGAFYGHFASKDQAFQAVVSKGMHDYAATINSIIENNGEDWAQELINFYLGGAHVEDVACGCAVPALSVDVARASDDTKAIYTEQIREIATAISRTKNQKSSQDALALMSLLAGSVMIARSLNDPKLSKELLAGAHRWAIQISER, from the coding sequence ATGCGCGCTTCACAGGACCATATGAATAAAGTGAAGGACACCATTGTTAAGGCAGCGAGTGAAGGCTTTAAGGAGCAGGGGTATGGCGGGCTGGGAATCAACGCGCTGGCGGAACGCGCGGGGCTTACATCCGGGGCATTTTACGGTCACTTTGCATCAAAAGATCAAGCATTTCAGGCGGTTGTTAGTAAAGGAATGCACGACTACGCCGCGACAATCAACAGCATTATTGAAAACAATGGCGAGGACTGGGCACAGGAATTAATTAATTTTTACCTGGGTGGGGCCCATGTGGAAGACGTTGCCTGCGGGTGCGCAGTTCCGGCCCTGTCGGTTGATGTGGCTCGCGCCAGCGATGATACGAAGGCCATCTATACAGAACAAATAAGGGAAATTGCAACGGCGATCAGCCGAACAAAAAATCAGAAAAGCTCACAGGACGCGCTCGCACTAATGAGCCTGTTAGCTGGTAGTGTCATGATTGCCCGAAGCTTAAATGACCCCAAACTTTCCAAAGAGCTGCTGGCCGGTGCGCACCGATGGGCAATTCAAATATCAGAGCGGTAA
- a CDS encoding arabinan endo-1,5-alpha-L-arabinosidase: MPSINPARAESGRKIITKALKLLGTSALLCLAGLVNAKQVDVHDPVMTREGDTWYLFSTGPGITIYSSKDQVNWRLSDRAFATEPVWAKSVAPGFNGHLWAPDIIQHNNLFYLYYSVSAFGKNTSAIGVTVNKTLDPTSPDYRWEDKGIVLQSVPNRDAWNAIDPAVIVDEKGQAWMSFGSFWSGLKVFKLNADWTRPAEPQEWHSIAKRDQVPASANSNAGPGEIEAPFILKKGEYYYLFASWGLCCKGANSTYHLVVGRSKSVTGPYVDRAGKDMNDGGGSLLIRGNKNWVGLGHNSAYTWDGKDYLVLHAYETADNYLQKLKILNIHWDKEGWPLVNEKELDSYQSNRLK, encoded by the coding sequence ATGCCGTCAATCAACCCTGCCCGCGCCGAGAGTGGGCGCAAAATCATTACCAAAGCACTGAAACTGCTGGGCACCAGTGCCCTGCTCTGCCTTGCCGGACTGGTTAATGCCAAACAAGTGGATGTACACGACCCGGTAATGACGCGCGAAGGCGATACCTGGTACCTCTTCAGTACCGGCCCGGGCATTACCATTTACAGCTCCAAAGATCAGGTGAACTGGCGATTGTCGGATCGCGCCTTTGCCACTGAGCCAGTTTGGGCCAAATCAGTCGCACCAGGTTTTAATGGGCACCTGTGGGCGCCGGATATCATCCAGCACAACAACCTGTTTTATTTGTATTACTCCGTCTCTGCCTTTGGCAAAAACACCTCGGCAATTGGAGTCACCGTTAACAAAACACTCGATCCAACATCGCCCGACTACCGCTGGGAAGACAAAGGCATAGTGCTGCAATCAGTACCCAATCGCGATGCATGGAATGCCATTGACCCGGCGGTAATTGTGGATGAAAAAGGCCAAGCCTGGATGAGTTTCGGCTCCTTTTGGAGTGGATTAAAAGTTTTCAAATTAAACGCGGATTGGACGCGGCCTGCTGAACCACAAGAGTGGCATAGCATTGCCAAACGCGACCAGGTGCCCGCAAGTGCAAACAGCAACGCTGGCCCCGGTGAAATTGAAGCCCCGTTTATTCTGAAAAAGGGCGAATACTATTATTTGTTCGCCTCCTGGGGATTGTGCTGCAAAGGTGCCAACTCGACTTATCATCTGGTAGTTGGTCGCTCCAAAAGCGTAACCGGCCCCTATGTTGATCGCGCCGGAAAAGATATGAATGACGGCGGCGGCAGCTTATTAATTAGAGGCAATAAAAACTGGGTCGGACTTGGCCACAACAGCGCGTACACGTGGGACGGCAAAGATTATTTAGTGTTGCACGCTTACGAAACGGCCGATAACTATTTACAAAAACTAAAAATATTAAACATTCACTGGGATAAAGAAGGTTGGCCGCTGGTGAATGAAAAGGAATTGGATTCTTATCAAAGTAATCGTTTGAAATAA
- a CDS encoding family 43 glycosylhydrolase, producing MKYGAALSLLVVSLVLSACVPTCENMPVESLRKPEPAIPESFIPQRADPFIHRTPDGHYYFIATAPEFDRIELRTANSLPELANAEAKTVWRKHSSGAMGANIWAPELHYFDNTWYIYFAAGDAEKPWLIRMYVLANRNTDPLQGRWEELGRVNTARDSFALDATSFAHKGQRYLVWAQKDPEEKLNSALYLAKLISPTQVDKIEVEISRPELDWEIQGYKVNEGAAVIIRNNKIFISYSASATDHRYAMGLLWADADADLLNPASWHKLPQPVFSTNETLNRYGPGHNSFTLADDGQTDIMVYHARDYFALQGTPLTDPNRHTYIRRLEWTSEGFPDFGQAKTD from the coding sequence ATGAAGTATGGTGCAGCTTTGTCATTGTTGGTTGTTTCGTTGGTGTTATCGGCCTGTGTGCCGACCTGTGAAAATATGCCGGTTGAATCTTTGCGTAAACCTGAGCCCGCGATTCCAGAGTCTTTTATTCCACAGCGCGCCGATCCTTTTATTCATCGCACGCCTGATGGCCATTATTATTTTATTGCTACCGCGCCCGAGTTTGATCGAATCGAGTTGCGCACTGCCAATTCATTGCCGGAACTAGCCAACGCTGAGGCTAAAACAGTTTGGCGCAAACACAGCAGCGGCGCTATGGGCGCTAATATTTGGGCGCCGGAGCTGCATTATTTTGATAATACCTGGTACATCTATTTTGCGGCGGGCGATGCAGAAAAGCCCTGGCTAATTCGAATGTATGTGCTGGCGAATCGCAATACGGACCCACTGCAAGGCCGGTGGGAAGAGTTAGGGCGAGTGAATACCGCACGCGATTCCTTTGCGTTGGATGCCACCAGTTTTGCGCATAAAGGTCAGCGGTATCTGGTGTGGGCGCAAAAAGATCCGGAAGAGAAATTAAACTCGGCGCTTTATCTCGCCAAATTAATTTCGCCTACGCAGGTGGATAAGATTGAAGTGGAAATTTCCCGCCCGGAATTAGACTGGGAAATTCAAGGGTATAAGGTCAATGAAGGCGCGGCGGTGATTATCCGCAACAACAAAATCTTTATCAGTTATTCCGCCAGTGCGACCGATCACCGCTACGCGATGGGCTTACTCTGGGCGGACGCCGATGCAGATTTACTTAATCCAGCTTCCTGGCACAAGCTGCCCCAGCCGGTATTTAGTACTAACGAAACGCTGAATCGCTATGGTCCCGGCCATAACAGTTTTACCCTGGCGGATGATGGTCAAACTGACATTATGGTATATCATGCGCGCGATTATTTCGCCCTGCAGGGCACCCCGCTGACCGACCCCAATCGCCATACTTATATTCGCCGCCTGGAATGGACGAGCGAGGGATTTCCGGATTTCGGGCAGGCGAAAACTGACTAG
- a CDS encoding aldose epimerase family protein has translation MTSAITQRVFGTTPAGETVTEFTLTNNNGSIAKIINLGGIITELHVRDKNGHLDDVVLGFDSLEPYLDLGPYFGALIGRVGNRIANATFMLDGERYSLTANNGSNNLHGGPVGFDKKVWAAETFENAQGPGLVLKLLSEDGDQGFPGNLNVAVTYQFTHDDAIVVDYFATTDKATPVNLTQHSYFNLAGITKGGDILSHQMQIFADHINAVNDAQIPVGEPMPVADTPFDFRSPQLIGSRINAAHEQIKNGFGYDHNFLINQTNYKELTLAARVEEARSGRVLEVFTEEPGVQFYSGNFLDGSLTGKGVTYQKRTGFCLEPQHAPDSINQPQFPSIVLRPGEEYKTRTIFKLSVR, from the coding sequence ATGACTTCGGCAATTACCCAACGTGTATTCGGCACCACGCCCGCAGGCGAAACGGTTACTGAATTTACCCTGACCAATAACAATGGCAGCATCGCCAAAATAATTAATCTTGGTGGCATCATCACTGAATTGCATGTGCGTGATAAAAACGGTCACTTGGATGATGTGGTATTGGGTTTCGACTCGCTTGAACCCTATTTGGACCTTGGCCCTTATTTTGGGGCGCTAATTGGTCGCGTAGGTAATCGCATCGCTAACGCCACCTTCATGTTGGACGGCGAGCGTTATTCGCTAACTGCAAACAATGGCAGTAATAATTTGCACGGCGGCCCTGTTGGTTTCGATAAAAAAGTCTGGGCTGCTGAAACTTTTGAAAATGCTCAGGGCCCAGGCCTGGTTTTGAAATTACTGAGCGAAGATGGTGACCAGGGTTTTCCAGGTAATTTAAATGTCGCTGTGACTTATCAATTCACCCACGATGATGCAATAGTCGTGGATTATTTTGCTACTACCGATAAAGCCACTCCGGTAAATCTAACCCAGCACAGCTATTTCAATCTCGCTGGAATTACTAAGGGTGGCGATATTCTCAGTCACCAAATGCAAATCTTTGCTGATCATATTAACGCGGTAAACGATGCCCAAATCCCCGTGGGTGAGCCTATGCCGGTTGCTGACACGCCATTTGATTTTCGCTCGCCACAATTAATCGGCAGCCGTATTAATGCTGCGCACGAACAAATCAAAAACGGTTTTGGCTACGACCACAACTTCCTAATCAATCAAACTAACTATAAAGAGCTGACGCTGGCGGCGCGCGTTGAAGAAGCAAGGTCGGGCCGAGTCTTGGAAGTGTTCACCGAAGAACCCGGTGTACAATTTTATTCCGGTAACTTTTTAGATGGCAGCTTAACCGGCAAAGGTGTTACCTACCAAAAACGCACCGGTTTTTGTTTGGAGCCGCAACACGCCCCTGATTCAATTAATCAACCGCAGTTTCCGTCGATTGTGCTACGGCCGGGTGAGGAATATAAAACGCGGACTATTTTTAAATTATCTGTAAGGTAG
- a CDS encoding type II toxin-antitoxin system VapC family toxin, translating to MRILLDTHIYLWWLTDSPRLSQAAKQTIATATEAYISSASIWEAGIKITAGKLEADIDDLIEGIQANGFTELPITAKHSKQAARLPDIHRDPFDRMLVAQTLCEPLRLLTADEQILKYSELVDLVEIN from the coding sequence ATGCGTATTTTATTGGATACCCATATTTACTTATGGTGGCTAACGGACAGCCCAAGACTTTCCCAAGCAGCAAAACAAACCATCGCTACCGCCACTGAGGCATACATCAGCAGCGCCTCCATATGGGAAGCGGGAATTAAAATTACTGCAGGAAAACTTGAAGCTGATATAGACGATTTAATCGAAGGCATTCAGGCAAACGGGTTTACCGAATTACCTATAACCGCCAAACATTCAAAGCAGGCTGCACGATTACCGGATATTCATCGCGACCCCTTTGACCGAATGCTAGTTGCTCAAACCCTTTGTGAGCCGTTGCGATTATTAACGGCGGATGAGCAAATTTTGAAATATTCCGAACTTGTTGACTTGGTTGAAATCAACTAA
- a CDS encoding type II toxin-antitoxin system Phd/YefM family antitoxin — translation MQTVNIHDAKTHFSKLIEAVTQGERVIIAKAGKPVVELVAIESTPAVRTPGSLKGKIKIADDFDAPLPDEILNAFEGN, via the coding sequence ATGCAAACCGTCAACATTCACGACGCCAAAACTCACTTCTCCAAATTAATCGAGGCTGTCACTCAAGGTGAGAGAGTCATTATTGCCAAAGCAGGAAAACCGGTAGTCGAACTAGTTGCCATTGAGTCAACACCCGCCGTACGTACACCCGGCTCGTTGAAGGGAAAAATTAAAATCGCCGATGATTTTGATGCACCATTACCTGACGAGATTCTCAACGCCTTCGAGGGAAATTGA